The following coding sequences are from one Granulicella sp. L56 window:
- the mazG gene encoding nucleoside triphosphate pyrophosphohydrolase — MAESTSEEAVPTNAEAIAESIAIMARLRGPDGCPWDREQTFDTIKRHTLEETYEVFDAIERRAWPDLKDELGDLLLQVLFYAQMAAEVGYFTIEDVAANLNAKLIRRHPHVFGDLEATDSNAVLRNWEQVKREEKAGKAKTQSSLLDEIPRTMPAMLEASKLGSRAAKVGFDWPNADGLFDKLQEEIAELQAELSNGEQPATPAAEEELGDLLFTAVNLARHLKIDPESALRSCNAKFRRRFAAMESAAGNADALAALTPPQLEELWSHAKSKSPKP, encoded by the coding sequence ATGGCAGAGTCCACTTCAGAAGAAGCCGTCCCCACCAATGCCGAGGCCATCGCCGAATCCATCGCCATCATGGCGCGTCTGCGCGGCCCTGATGGCTGCCCCTGGGACCGCGAACAGACCTTCGACACCATCAAGCGCCACACGCTCGAAGAGACCTACGAGGTCTTCGATGCCATCGAGCGCCGCGCATGGCCCGACCTAAAGGACGAACTTGGGGATCTTCTTCTACAGGTCCTCTTTTACGCGCAGATGGCTGCTGAGGTGGGCTACTTCACCATCGAAGACGTGGCTGCAAATCTAAACGCCAAGCTCATCCGCCGCCACCCGCATGTCTTCGGCGATCTCGAAGCCACTGACTCCAACGCTGTTCTTCGTAACTGGGAGCAGGTCAAGCGCGAAGAAAAGGCAGGAAAAGCAAAAACGCAGTCTTCACTGCTGGATGAGATTCCACGCACGATGCCAGCAATGCTGGAGGCATCGAAGCTAGGCTCGCGCGCGGCCAAGGTGGGCTTCGACTGGCCCAATGCAGACGGCCTCTTCGACAAGCTGCAAGAGGAGATCGCCGAACTGCAAGCGGAGCTATCGAACGGCGAGCAGCCCGCAACTCCAGCGGCAGAAGAAGAGCTCGGGGACCTGCTCTTCACGGCCGTTAACCTTGCGCGCCATCTAAAGATCGATCCTGAATCTGCCCTCCGCTCCTGCAATGCGAAATTCCGGCGTCGCTTTGCCGCAATGGAATCGGCAGCAGGCAACGCGGATGCTCTGGCGGCGCTTACGCCGCCGCAGCTCGAAGAACTATGGAGCCACGCAAAGAGCAAATCGCCGAAGCCATGA
- a CDS encoding OmpA family protein translates to MKIRSACTVFFASAFVVACTVGCSSKNYVRSQAAPLIQQTNELDAKTAADHRNIVDTDERAQKGIAGAQTAADTANQHAVAAGQSADTANQSAQEAYNRVDSLTGVVANLDNYKPLSDLDVTFRFDKSTLTSSDKKKLDDFASNLTSARGYILEVTGGTDSTGDANYNYQLSQRRADAVVNYLAAKYNIPPHKFYLIGIGKDQAVASNQTAAGRAQNRRVNIKLMSNAANSPAAPAAGAATTNPNGQL, encoded by the coding sequence ATGAAGATCAGATCTGCCTGCACCGTTTTTTTCGCCAGCGCCTTCGTCGTTGCCTGCACCGTGGGGTGCTCCAGCAAGAACTACGTTCGTTCTCAGGCCGCGCCTCTTATTCAACAGACCAACGAACTCGACGCCAAAACAGCCGCTGACCATCGCAATATCGTCGACACCGACGAGCGAGCCCAGAAAGGCATCGCGGGAGCCCAGACCGCTGCCGACACCGCCAACCAGCACGCCGTTGCAGCCGGTCAGTCCGCTGACACGGCCAACCAGTCAGCACAGGAAGCCTACAACCGCGTCGATAGCCTCACCGGTGTAGTTGCCAACCTGGATAACTACAAGCCGTTGTCGGATTTAGATGTCACCTTCCGTTTCGACAAGTCAACCTTGACTTCATCGGACAAGAAGAAGCTCGATGACTTCGCTTCGAATCTCACCAGCGCTCGTGGCTACATTCTTGAAGTTACGGGTGGCACCGACTCTACCGGCGACGCGAACTACAACTATCAACTCAGCCAGCGCCGCGCGGATGCAGTCGTAAACTACCTCGCTGCGAAGTACAACATTCCGCCGCATAAGTTCTATCTGATCGGCATCGGCAAAGATCAGGCAGTTGCCAGCAATCAAACAGCGGCAGGACGTGCACAGAATCGTCGCGTCAACATCAAGCTGATGTCTAACGCGGCAAATAGTCCTGCTGCACCTGCCGCAGGCGCAGCTACAACAAACCCGAACGGTCAGTTGTAG
- the uvrC gene encoding excinuclease ABC subunit UvrC — protein MDLYQKIRTIPTQPGCYLYKNAEGEVIYVGKAKNLRARVRSYFLEASQANAKTGSLMREAVDVEYITVANEHEALALENNLIKQKKPRFNILLRDDKTYPYIKLTLHDRHPKVFVTRRLKKDGSAYFGPYFPGNLAYRLVDLIHRSFLIPSCKVDLSRYHPRACLQYYIKRCLGPCVEGLTTPEAYKETIRDVQLFLEGRTDELEQSLTRRMEEAAEAEQFELAGRLRDQIVTVHQMNDKQRMATTDNEDADVFGYHYENEMLAVNLFHMRGGKIVDRRDFFWEDLPEVLSETLNEHSAEKNEIEMLSRIEPDPAVTAPEIGEGAEMLQHAPVSELGAAFNPSVFFSALLKQLYLDQNYVPRSVFVPVEFPDRVVLGEMLSERTGKRVEILVPQRGEKRSLVDLVCQNAKQSYDQRFRVLQPGMKAIQEALQDALTLEELPRRIECFDISHIQGAETVASMVVWEDGAMKKSDYRKFQVKTVSGVDDFASMREVIQRRYKRLQEDKKPFPSLILIDGGLGQLHAAYAALEEIGITLQPLASIAKREEIIYVYGQENEPVVLDRRSPVLHLMQKIRDESHRFAVTYHRKRREMRDRDSELLAIPGVGPRTRQRLLEHFGSVHGIKQAGPDALTAVVNAATAERIRKHFEESQPETSGKSVLPVLN, from the coding sequence ATGGATCTTTACCAGAAAATTCGGACCATCCCTACCCAGCCCGGCTGCTACCTCTATAAGAACGCCGAGGGCGAGGTGATCTACGTCGGCAAGGCGAAGAACCTGCGGGCGCGGGTGCGGTCGTACTTTCTGGAAGCTTCGCAGGCAAATGCGAAGACCGGCTCGCTGATGCGCGAGGCCGTCGATGTGGAGTACATCACGGTCGCCAACGAGCATGAGGCCCTCGCGCTCGAAAACAACCTCATCAAACAGAAGAAGCCCCGATTCAATATCCTTCTGCGCGATGACAAGACCTATCCCTATATCAAACTGACGCTCCACGACCGACATCCCAAGGTCTTTGTGACACGCCGTTTGAAAAAGGATGGCTCGGCGTACTTCGGCCCTTACTTTCCCGGCAACCTGGCGTACCGGCTGGTGGATTTAATTCATCGCAGCTTTCTTATTCCCAGTTGCAAGGTTGACCTGTCACGCTACCATCCGCGAGCGTGCCTGCAGTACTACATCAAGCGATGCCTCGGGCCTTGCGTCGAAGGACTCACCACACCTGAAGCCTATAAAGAGACCATCCGCGATGTGCAGCTCTTTCTCGAAGGGCGAACCGATGAGTTGGAGCAATCGCTGACGCGGCGCATGGAAGAAGCAGCCGAAGCGGAGCAGTTTGAGCTGGCCGGTAGACTACGCGACCAGATCGTGACCGTTCATCAGATGAACGACAAGCAGCGAATGGCGACGACCGACAATGAAGATGCAGATGTCTTCGGCTATCACTACGAGAACGAGATGCTCGCGGTAAATCTCTTTCATATGCGTGGAGGCAAGATCGTCGACCGGCGCGACTTCTTCTGGGAAGACCTGCCGGAAGTCCTGTCGGAGACGCTGAATGAGCACAGCGCAGAGAAGAATGAGATCGAGATGCTGTCGCGGATTGAACCGGATCCAGCAGTGACAGCGCCGGAGATTGGCGAGGGTGCGGAGATGTTGCAACATGCGCCGGTATCGGAGTTGGGCGCTGCATTCAATCCATCGGTCTTCTTCTCTGCCCTGCTGAAGCAGCTTTATCTCGACCAGAATTATGTTCCGCGATCGGTCTTTGTGCCAGTCGAATTTCCCGACCGCGTGGTGCTTGGCGAAATGCTGTCAGAGCGAACAGGAAAGCGTGTCGAGATTCTGGTGCCGCAGCGTGGAGAAAAGCGGTCACTCGTCGATCTGGTGTGCCAGAACGCGAAGCAATCCTACGATCAGCGGTTTCGCGTGTTGCAACCCGGTATGAAGGCGATTCAGGAGGCATTGCAGGATGCGCTGACGCTGGAAGAACTGCCGCGCCGAATCGAGTGCTTCGATATCTCGCACATTCAAGGCGCGGAGACGGTAGCTTCCATGGTGGTGTGGGAAGACGGCGCCATGAAGAAGTCCGACTATCGCAAGTTCCAGGTAAAAACGGTGAGCGGCGTCGACGACTTTGCGAGTATGCGCGAGGTGATTCAGCGGCGCTACAAGCGGTTACAGGAGGACAAGAAGCCGTTCCCATCACTCATCCTGATTGACGGTGGACTTGGACAGCTTCATGCGGCGTATGCCGCGCTGGAAGAGATTGGCATCACGCTACAACCGCTCGCGTCAATTGCGAAGCGCGAGGAGATTATCTATGTCTACGGACAGGAGAATGAGCCTGTGGTGCTGGACCGCCGCTCTCCGGTCCTGCACCTGATGCAGAAGATTCGCGATGAGAGCCACCGGTTCGCCGTCACCTACCATCGCAAACGGCGGGAGATGCGCGACCGCGATAGCGAGCTGCTGGCGATTCCAGGAGTAGGCCCGAGAACCCGGCAACGCCTGCTCGAACACTTTGGCAGCGTACACGGAATCAAACAGGCAGGGCCGGATGCATTGACTGCCGTAGTCAACGCCGCCACCGCCGAGCGAATTCGCAAGCACTTCGAGGAATCGCAGCCAGAGACATCAGGCAAGTCTGTGCTGCCGGTCTTGAACTAG
- a CDS encoding cytochrome c oxidase assembly protein, producing MAADIQSTFDAWEPSWFLSTMVVLTSIVYFRGWLAIRRTRPTQFPTWRLWSFLLAMATLWFAIGSPMDAFADAMLSAHMIEHLLLMSVVPPLALLGNPTVPLLRGLPRPVLRYVLGPLLRNRPLRRFTHWLTRLRVAWLVMNLIFLAWHVPGAYDYALEHENWHIFEHMCFLSASLIFWWPIVRPWPTGSRAYNWGVILYLLSADVVNTGLSAFLAFCTRPMYSYYLTEPNPFHLTPLADQVLGAVIMWVMGSLFFLVPAMYITHKLIKPERSRSYSQYSA from the coding sequence ATGGCCGCTGATATCCAATCGACCTTCGATGCATGGGAGCCTTCCTGGTTCCTCTCGACGATGGTGGTGCTCACTTCCATCGTGTATTTTCGAGGATGGCTGGCAATTCGCAGGACACGGCCAACGCAATTTCCAACATGGAGACTGTGGAGCTTTCTGTTGGCGATGGCAACACTCTGGTTTGCCATCGGATCGCCCATGGACGCGTTCGCGGATGCGATGCTCAGCGCGCACATGATCGAGCATCTGTTGTTGATGTCGGTCGTTCCGCCGCTGGCCCTACTGGGTAATCCAACAGTGCCGTTGCTGCGTGGTCTACCTCGTCCTGTACTGCGTTATGTGCTTGGTCCGCTACTGCGAAATCGTCCGTTGCGAAGGTTCACGCACTGGCTTACTCGTCTTCGCGTCGCATGGCTGGTCATGAATCTGATCTTTTTGGCGTGGCACGTTCCCGGCGCTTACGACTATGCCCTGGAGCACGAGAACTGGCACATCTTCGAGCACATGTGCTTTTTATCTGCATCGTTGATCTTCTGGTGGCCGATTGTCAGGCCGTGGCCTACCGGCAGCCGCGCCTATAACTGGGGAGTGATTCTATATCTTCTGTCGGCGGATGTGGTGAACACCGGGCTCTCGGCATTCCTTGCCTTCTGCACGCGGCCTATGTATTCGTACTATTTGACGGAGCCCAATCCTTTCCACCTCACGCCGCTTGCCGATCAGGTGCTGGGTGCGGTCATCATGTGGGTTATGGGTTCGCTCTTCTTTTTGGTGCCCGCCATGTACATCACACACAAGCTCATCAAGCCGGAACGTTCCCGCTCGTACAGCCAATACAGCGCCTAG
- a CDS encoding cytochrome b N-terminal domain-containing protein, with product MAELNKKGLQKAGIEVYEWFEHRLGLVKPAVEAAVHPVPASAASWWYVFGSAATVLFVLQIMTGILLALVYTPSANHAWSSLQFLNNNVELGWFLRALHGWGSDFMIAIVLIHMVQVFMFGAYKFPRELTWIIGVLLLLLTLGMAFTGQVLRFDQDAYWGLGIGASIMSRVPVIGAPLVHFLLGGPIIGSATLSRFFTLHVFVIPGLLLAGVALHLLMVLRLGINEWPMPGRIVRKATYEAEYHALTEKEGIAFVPDGAWKDAIFAAAIILSVMACAFFFGPFGPTGQPDPTIIQTTPKPDGPFLWLFAVLSLLPPEMETPIILIAPVLIIGAMLLLPLVAGEGEKHWSRRPVAVLMVSVIAVSLGVFTRLGVTTPWSPVMNAWSSDTVPQKYIHDRTPLEREGALVFQNKQCRNCHEVGGQGGQRGPELDSVATRLTEDQLVRQVLQGGGNMPAYGNALSPAETTALVAFLKTLKGNDLRPAQDASRALMGENPPETTVPGEKKPSGQSHLSEKSPVQEKR from the coding sequence ATGGCAGAGCTAAATAAAAAAGGTCTGCAGAAGGCCGGCATCGAAGTGTACGAGTGGTTCGAGCATCGTCTCGGCCTTGTGAAGCCAGCCGTCGAAGCGGCAGTGCATCCGGTGCCCGCGAGTGCAGCGAGTTGGTGGTACGTCTTTGGCAGCGCGGCGACAGTGTTGTTCGTTCTGCAGATCATGACCGGCATCCTGCTGGCGCTGGTTTACACGCCGTCGGCGAACCATGCCTGGAGCAGCCTTCAGTTCCTTAATAACAATGTGGAGCTGGGCTGGTTCCTGCGCGCGTTGCACGGATGGGGCTCCGACTTCATGATCGCCATCGTGCTCATCCACATGGTGCAGGTCTTCATGTTCGGGGCATACAAATTTCCCCGTGAGCTTACCTGGATCATTGGTGTGCTGCTTCTGCTTCTGACTTTGGGCATGGCCTTCACTGGACAGGTGCTGCGCTTCGATCAGGACGCTTACTGGGGTCTTGGCATCGGCGCATCGATTATGAGCCGCGTGCCTGTCATCGGCGCTCCTCTCGTGCATTTCCTGCTGGGCGGTCCGATCATCGGCAGCGCTACGCTCTCGCGGTTCTTTACACTGCACGTCTTCGTTATTCCGGGTCTTCTGCTGGCTGGCGTTGCGCTCCATCTGTTGATGGTGTTGCGGCTCGGAATTAATGAGTGGCCGATGCCCGGGCGCATCGTTCGCAAAGCCACTTATGAAGCGGAGTATCACGCGCTGACGGAAAAAGAGGGAATCGCCTTTGTGCCGGATGGTGCGTGGAAGGATGCGATCTTTGCCGCTGCCATCATTCTTTCGGTAATGGCATGTGCCTTCTTCTTCGGTCCGTTCGGCCCCACCGGTCAGCCTGATCCCACCATTATTCAGACGACGCCGAAGCCGGATGGCCCGTTCCTCTGGCTCTTTGCCGTGCTTTCCCTGTTGCCGCCCGAGATGGAGACGCCGATCATCCTGATTGCGCCGGTGCTCATCATTGGAGCGATGCTGCTGCTGCCTCTGGTGGCAGGCGAAGGCGAAAAGCACTGGAGCCGCCGTCCGGTTGCCGTGCTGATGGTCTCAGTGATCGCTGTCTCGCTCGGTGTCTTTACCCGCCTCGGCGTCACGACTCCGTGGAGCCCGGTGATGAATGCGTGGAGCAGCGATACCGTTCCTCAGAAGTACATCCATGACCGGACGCCGCTGGAGCGGGAGGGCGCACTCGTCTTTCAAAATAAGCAGTGCCGCAACTGCCACGAGGTTGGCGGCCAAGGCGGACAGCGAGGACCCGAACTTGACTCTGTTGCTACGCGACTGACGGAAGATCAACTGGTGCGTCAGGTGTTGCAGGGCGGCGGCAACATGCCGGCCTACGGCAATGCGCTCAGTCCCGCGGAGACCACGGCGCTGGTCGCTTTTCTGAAGACATTGAAGGGTAACGATCTCAGGCCAGCGCAGGACGCTTCACGGGCTCTGATGGGAGAGAATCCTCCAGAGACAACTGTTCCCGGCGAAAAGAAGCCGTCGGGACAATCGCACCTGTCCGAAAAATCGCCGGTGCAGGAGAAGCGATAG
- a CDS encoding ubiquinol-cytochrome c reductase iron-sulfur subunit encodes MSEHDSTGNLSPEENKLQSEPKNGPKDHSRRVFLFKMSLLVNGAVGVVLAVPIVRYLLGPMIQKKSSYHSWIALGNVDDFPEGETRLADYRNPSTTPWDGDTGKVACWVRRKSGNQFQVFAINCAHLGCPVRWFAESKLFLCPCHGGAYYEDGSRAAGPPERGLFEYKYRLAGAKLMINAGELPTLSTPASAQNANFVPLDKIGRATWQS; translated from the coding sequence ATGAGCGAACACGATAGTACCGGCAATTTGAGTCCGGAAGAGAACAAATTGCAGAGCGAGCCGAAGAACGGACCGAAAGACCATTCCCGCCGGGTCTTCCTCTTCAAAATGTCCCTGCTGGTCAATGGCGCCGTCGGTGTCGTGCTTGCTGTGCCCATCGTGCGATATCTATTGGGGCCAATGATTCAGAAGAAGAGCTCCTATCATTCTTGGATCGCGCTTGGGAATGTCGACGATTTTCCTGAAGGCGAGACGAGGTTGGCAGACTATCGAAATCCATCGACCACCCCATGGGATGGCGATACCGGCAAGGTAGCCTGCTGGGTGCGCAGGAAATCGGGCAATCAGTTCCAGGTCTTTGCGATCAACTGCGCTCATCTTGGGTGCCCGGTGCGATGGTTCGCGGAGTCGAAGCTCTTCCTCTGCCCCTGCCACGGCGGCGCTTACTACGAAGACGGATCGCGTGCTGCCGGGCCGCCGGAGCGTGGCCTCTTCGAATACAAATATAGATTAGCTGGAGCCAAATTGATGATTAATGCGGGCGAACTGCCGACACTCTCCACACCGGCCAGCGCGCAGAATGCCAACTTTGTTCCACTGGATAAAATCGGGCGTGCAACATGGCAGAGCTAA
- a CDS encoding c-type cytochrome, producing the protein MKAQTLFSLVAFSLLTFASFGCNSAPGRPKAEPEVPRPDEIHDFAVLYKQNCAACHGESGRQGIAASLANPEYLSLAGEDTLLRITAKGIPGTLMPPFAQSAGGMLTDQQVHDLVNGMISQWGKPDTLAGQTLPSYTATSTGDVQQGQQAFTTYCASCHGADGTGLKGKDAAAHTSRGSIVDPSYLALVSDQNLRTTTIVGLPGQGMPDWRGDVSSHAMTDKEVTDIVAWLASHRTQFPGQQYPAAAPTAQHQ; encoded by the coding sequence GTGAAGGCGCAGACTCTCTTCTCTTTAGTTGCTTTTTCGTTGTTGACCTTCGCCAGCTTTGGCTGCAATAGCGCTCCTGGGCGTCCCAAGGCCGAGCCGGAGGTTCCACGTCCGGACGAGATACACGATTTTGCCGTGCTCTATAAACAGAATTGCGCAGCCTGCCATGGCGAGAGCGGGCGCCAAGGCATTGCCGCCTCTCTAGCCAATCCCGAGTATCTCTCGCTTGCGGGAGAAGACACGCTGCTTCGCATTACGGCGAAGGGCATTCCCGGTACTCTGATGCCGCCCTTCGCGCAGAGCGCCGGAGGCATGTTGACCGACCAGCAGGTTCACGATCTGGTGAACGGCATGATCAGTCAGTGGGGTAAACCAGATACACTCGCGGGACAAACCCTCCCGTCATATACAGCAACCAGTACTGGCGATGTTCAGCAGGGACAGCAGGCTTTCACGACCTACTGTGCGAGCTGCCACGGTGCTGATGGAACCGGGTTGAAGGGTAAAGACGCAGCCGCGCACACCAGCCGCGGGTCTATTGTCGATCCTTCTTACCTGGCGCTGGTGAGCGATCAGAATCTGCGGACGACAACGATTGTCGGGTTGCCAGGGCAGGGAATGCCTGACTGGCGCGGTGACGTTTCTTCCCATGCGATGACCGATAAGGAAGTGACGGACATCGTGGCGTGGCTGGCGTCGCACCGGACGCAGTTTCCCGGTCAACAATATCCCGCGGCAGCGCCTACAGCACAGCATCAGTAG
- a CDS encoding heme-copper oxidase subunit III, translating into MSTIPITPDPSDEPWILPDRGTIGMACLIIAESAIFVIFVVAYIFYMGQSLSGPTPRQVLELPIFTTICLLSSSFTLHWAVVALRKSKLGAFNAWLATTVVLGAIFLIGTGMEWYHLIYVDGLTIQTNLFGTTFYSLVGLHATHVIVGLLMLIAALIFGLTGHVTEKHAHRMDVLSLYWHFVDAVWVIVFTVVYVLGR; encoded by the coding sequence ATGAGTACGATTCCTATTACTCCCGACCCGTCCGACGAGCCGTGGATCCTGCCTGACCGCGGTACGATCGGCATGGCCTGCCTGATCATTGCGGAATCGGCGATCTTCGTCATCTTCGTGGTCGCGTACATCTTCTACATGGGGCAAAGCCTCAGTGGTCCCACTCCGCGGCAGGTGCTCGAGTTGCCGATCTTCACCACGATCTGCCTGCTGTCGAGCAGCTTTACGCTGCACTGGGCGGTAGTGGCGCTGCGAAAGAGTAAGCTGGGCGCGTTCAATGCGTGGCTTGCGACGACGGTAGTTCTCGGCGCTATCTTCCTTATCGGAACCGGCATGGAGTGGTATCACCTGATCTATGTCGATGGCCTGACGATCCAGACGAACCTCTTCGGCACGACGTTCTATTCGCTGGTGGGGCTGCACGCGACCCACGTCATCGTCGGTCTGCTGATGCTGATTGCCGCTTTGATTTTTGGCCTGACCGGGCATGTGACTGAGAAGCATGCGCATCGCATGGACGTGCTCTCGCTCTACTGGCACTTCGTCGATGCGGTTTGGGTCATTGTGTTCACGGTTGTGTATGTTCTCGGACGGTAA
- the ctaD gene encoding cytochrome c oxidase subunit I: MADSVSGLSSVEAIDLTPVEKPRQLFLEVLYDWVTTVDHKKIGLMYIAYSLTFLVIGGIEAIVMRIQLAVPHNTFVSPEVFNRMFTLHGTTMVFFVGMPILFGFGNYLVPLMIGARDMAFPRLNAFSFWISAFGGFLLYYSFIGGSGLYGAGSAPDVGWFAYAPLTAKVFSPGHSTDYWTLSILLSGIGSIGTALNIVVTIICMRCPGMKLNRMPLLSWLYLVTGSMVFIAVSPLTAAQIMLMLDRYVGSHFFDTQAGGSAILWMHFFWIFGHPEVYILVLPAFAFANEIIPVFSRKAIFGYPAMVAASVGIGFISLSVWAHHMFAVGMGAGANVFFVFSTMIISVPTGIKIFNWLATIWGGKIRFASPMLFSVGFLFQFLIAGLTGIMLSVAPFDWQLTGSYFVVAHFHYVLVGAILFMIFAAFYYWYPKATGRMMSERLGKWHFWLMVIGFHMTFDFMHIPGLLGMPRRIYTYEPGRGWEIWNLIVSVGAVIQAIATLIFVYNLVHSYYKGEVAGNDPWDAWTLEWSTASPPPSYNFATTPIVHSRRPLWDIKHPEDPDWNYE, from the coding sequence ATGGCTGATTCCGTGTCTGGCCTCTCATCGGTGGAAGCAATTGATCTGACGCCGGTTGAAAAACCGCGGCAATTATTCCTTGAGGTGCTTTACGACTGGGTGACCACGGTCGATCACAAAAAGATCGGCCTGATGTACATTGCCTACTCGCTGACCTTCCTGGTGATCGGGGGAATCGAAGCGATCGTCATGCGGATTCAGCTTGCTGTGCCGCATAACACCTTTGTCTCGCCAGAAGTTTTCAATCGGATGTTCACGCTGCATGGGACCACGATGGTCTTCTTCGTGGGCATGCCGATTCTGTTTGGATTTGGAAACTATCTTGTCCCGCTGATGATCGGTGCGCGCGACATGGCGTTTCCGCGCTTGAATGCCTTCAGCTTCTGGATCTCTGCATTTGGCGGATTTTTGCTGTACTACAGCTTTATCGGTGGGTCGGGTCTTTATGGAGCGGGAAGCGCCCCCGATGTGGGATGGTTCGCGTATGCTCCGCTGACGGCGAAGGTGTTCTCGCCCGGGCACAGCACAGATTACTGGACGCTGAGCATTTTGTTGAGCGGCATCGGAAGCATCGGCACGGCGCTCAACATCGTCGTCACGATTATCTGCATGCGCTGCCCCGGCATGAAGCTGAACCGGATGCCGTTGTTGTCATGGCTTTATCTGGTGACGGGGAGCATGGTTTTTATCGCGGTCAGCCCGCTGACGGCGGCGCAGATTATGCTGATGCTCGACCGCTACGTTGGCTCGCACTTCTTCGACACTCAAGCAGGCGGCTCGGCTATTCTGTGGATGCATTTTTTCTGGATCTTCGGGCATCCTGAGGTCTATATCCTCGTGCTGCCTGCCTTTGCTTTTGCCAATGAGATCATCCCGGTGTTCTCGCGCAAGGCAATCTTCGGATACCCGGCGATGGTGGCTGCTTCGGTAGGCATCGGCTTTATCAGCCTGAGCGTGTGGGCGCACCACATGTTCGCCGTCGGCATGGGCGCTGGTGCCAATGTCTTCTTCGTGTTTTCGACGATGATTATCTCAGTGCCAACCGGGATCAAGATCTTCAACTGGCTGGCGACGATCTGGGGCGGCAAGATCCGCTTTGCCTCTCCGATGCTGTTCAGCGTTGGCTTCCTGTTCCAGTTCCTCATCGCCGGATTGACCGGCATCATGCTTTCAGTTGCGCCATTCGACTGGCAGCTTACCGGCTCCTATTTTGTGGTGGCCCACTTCCATTACGTTCTGGTCGGCGCAATTCTGTTTATGATCTTCGCCGCCTTCTACTACTGGTATCCGAAGGCGACGGGCCGCATGATGAGCGAGCGCCTGGGAAAATGGCACTTCTGGCTGATGGTCATCGGGTTTCACATGACGTTTGACTTCATGCACATCCCCGGTCTGCTGGGTATGCCGCGCCGTATTTATACCTACGAGCCGGGCCGCGGATGGGAGATATGGAACCTGATCGTCAGCGTCGGTGCGGTCATTCAGGCTATCGCCACGCTGATCTTCGTCTACAACCTGGTCCATTCGTATTACAAGGGAGAGGTTGCGGGCAACGATCCCTGGGATGCGTGGACGCTCGAATGGTCGACTGCTTCGCCGCCGCCTTCCTATAACTTCGCTACGACACCGATCGTCCATAGCCGCCGTCCACTCTGGGATATCAAGCATCCGGAAGACCCTGACTGGAACTACGAATGA
- the coxB gene encoding cytochrome c oxidase subunit II: MFIHSPSYFAQSSTSIFSPAGTPSHWIFTLSMFVLSITGLIFLIVAGLLTYALIRYRHRNLLTYNEPTQIYGSNQIELAWTVIPALIVVMLFLTASRVILATQDAKKPTDAVDVVVVGHQFWWEYRYPKLGIVTANELHVPVSDPAHPTPTYLEMSSADLDHSFWVPRLAGKMDLIPNRVNTMWIDPEAPGLYLGQCAQYCGVQHAKMLLRVYADTPQEFAAWVAQQQKPAVEDPAVAEGRAVFLHNACVNCHTVTGTPANGRFGPDLTHLASRDTIASGAVENNPDNLKKWIDNPDTFKPGALMPPMHLNDHDLNAITAYLTTLH; encoded by the coding sequence ATGTTTATACATTCTCCGTCATACTTTGCGCAAAGCTCGACCAGTATCTTCTCTCCTGCGGGGACGCCGTCGCATTGGATCTTCACGCTCTCGATGTTCGTGCTGAGCATTACCGGCCTGATTTTTCTGATTGTTGCCGGTCTGTTGACCTATGCGCTAATTCGCTATCGGCACCGCAACCTGCTGACCTATAACGAGCCGACACAGATCTATGGCAGTAATCAGATTGAGCTTGCCTGGACTGTCATTCCGGCGCTGATCGTCGTCATGCTCTTTCTTACGGCATCGCGCGTGATTCTGGCTACCCAGGATGCGAAGAAGCCGACTGACGCGGTCGATGTAGTCGTGGTGGGCCATCAGTTCTGGTGGGAGTACCGCTATCCCAAGCTGGGCATTGTTACCGCCAACGAGTTGCATGTGCCGGTGAGCGATCCCGCGCATCCGACGCCGACGTATCTTGAGATGTCGTCAGCCGATCTTGATCACAGCTTCTGGGTCCCGCGCCTTGCGGGCAAGATGGACCTGATTCCCAATCGCGTAAACACCATGTGGATTGACCCGGAGGCGCCTGGCCTTTATCTCGGACAGTGCGCACAGTATTGCGGCGTGCAGCACGCCAAGATGCTGTTGCGGGTCTATGCAGATACGCCACAGGAGTTTGCGGCCTGGGTAGCGCAACAGCAGAAGCCTGCCGTTGAAGATCCCGCGGTTGCAGAGGGACGCGCGGTGTTTCTGCACAACGCCTGCGTCAACTGCCATACGGTCACGGGCACGCCGGCCAATGGACGCTTCGGCCCTGACCTGACGCATCTGGCCAGCCGCGACACGATTGCTTCGGGTGCGGTTGAGAACAATCCAGACAATTTGAAGAAGTGGATCGATAACCCGGACACGTTCAAGCCCGGCGCGTTGATGCCTCCTATGCATTTGAACGATCACGATCTGAACGCGATCACAGCGTACCTGACGACGCTTCATTAA